Within the Porphyromonadaceae bacterium W3.11 genome, the region GAAAGGGACTGAATTCCCCATACATCGAAATTGCAGGAAAGACAGGGACCGCTCTTATCTCTGGGCAAGGGGGGTATAGCGGGAGAGCCAACGTGACCTTCTGTGGTTACTTCCCTGCAAATGACCCGCTATACACATGTATAGTCACTGTAGGCAGACCAAATGTCAATTCAAGTGGAATACCGGGACGCGTACTTAAGGAGATTGCTGAAAAGATCGTTGCGAATAAAAAGCCCACACCACTGAAATCAGTGCAGGCTGATTCTCTTGCAAGCTTTCACCAAGACGTGGCTGCGGGGAATAGACGTGCTATTAAACAGAGTCTAAAGCTGACAGGCGTAGATGTAAATCATATTGACAAAAAGAGTGAATGGGTTAAGAAAGAAGATGATAACGTGGGGCAAACGTTTTCGGCGACACAACTCATCGAAAACTCTATGCCAGACCTTGTGGGAATGTCCGTGATGGATGCTATCTACCTCGCAGAATGCTCTGGATTACAAATTAGAGTTAAGGGTATAGGAGGGACTGTAAAGCATCAAAGCCTGAATGCAGGTAGCCGTATCTACAGAGGACAGGAAGTAACATTGACACTGAGATAAACAACTTAATACGAAAAAGTATGAAACTAAATATATTGATGAAAGGAATCACACACGAATTGATCCAAGGGAGTAGCGAACTTGAGATCAATCGTATCACTAGTGATTCGAGAGAAGCGAACGAAGGTGTACTATTCGTCGCTCTGAAGGGTATCGTAACAGATGGTCATTCGTTCATACCGCAGGCGATCAAACTGGGAGCAAAAGCTATCTTATGTGAGGAGGTTCCTGATGATAGAGTAGAGGGGGTTACCTACCTAAGAGTAGAGCATACAGATCAGGTATTAGGTTCTGTTGCGGCGAACTTCTATGACCACCCATCTGAGAAGCTAAAACTGGTAGGCGTTACGGGAACGAATGGAAAAACGACGATTGCCACTCTCCTCTACAAGTTATTCACATCTCTTGGTTATGATTCAGGTTTGATCTCAACCGTGTGTGTAATGATTAAGGACTTAGAAAGGCCTAGTAAGCTGACAACGCCTGATGCTCTATCTCTACAAAGATACCTCGCTGAGATGGTTGATGCTGGCTGCGAATATGCTTTTATGGAGGTATCGTCTCATGCAGTACACCAATTCAGAATTCAAGGGTGCTACTTTAGAGGTGGTATCTTTACCAATCTTACGCGAGACCACTTAGATTATCATGGCACTTTCCTGAATTACTTGCATGCTAAGCAGGGGTTCTTTGATGGACTTCCTAAGGAAGCCTTTGCTCTAACCAATATCGATGAGCAAAATGGGCAGGTTATGGTCCAAAACACTAAAGCGGAGATTCATACCTACGGACTAAAAAGAGAAGCTGATTTTAAAGGAAAAATATTAGAACGACACTTAGATGGTACCGACATGCTCTTCAACCAACATGAGGTCTTTACCAGATTAGTGGGAACTTTCAATGCGTATAACCTATTAGCTGTCTATGGTGCTGCATTGCTCCTAGGAGCGAACAATGAGGAGGTACTGAGGATCCTTAGTAATTTAACTCCTGTAGAGGGTAGATTCCAAACGATAACTTCTCCTAAAGGTTATGTCGCTGTCATTGATTATGCACATACTCCAGATGCACTAGAGAATGTACTAACCACTCTTACAGAGCTACAGAAGACTCATGGTGGTAGGATCATCACGGTAGTCGGTGCTGGAGGAAATAGAGATAGCGGAAAGCGTCCTATCATGGCAAGCATAAGTGCAGACCAATCTGACATCCTCATACTAACCTCGGATAACCCTCGGAAGGAAGATCCAGAGCAAATAATCGCTGACATGGTGACGGGGCTAAATAAGCAACAACTCTTGCATACCCTACAGATCAGCAATCGTAGAGAAGCGATCAGGACAGCTTGTACCATGGCCATGCCTAAGGATATCATCCTCATAGCTGGCAAGGGTCATGAGACCTATCAGGAGATTGATGGCATACGCCACCACTTTAGTGATAGAGAAGAGGTGGAGACAATCATGGAAGCAGAACGGTAACACCTAACAAAACGACAAAAATATATATTAATTTTTTCACTAAATATGCTTTACTACCTTTTTGAATACCTTCACCAAAGCGGGGTTCCCGGGATGGGTGCTTTCCTTTACATCACGACTAGAGCTGCTTTGGCTCTGATCACTAGTTTATTGATAGCAACAATAATAGGAAGTAAGATCATAGATATACTAAGAAAGAAGCAGATGGCTGATGCTATCCGACCATTGGATATCGAAGGACAGATGGCTAAGGTCGGGACACCAACGATGGGAGGAATTATCATCATACTCTCTTTGATTATACCTGTACTTCTCTTCAACAAATTGAATAACATTTACATCATCCTTATGCTGATTACCACGCTGTGGTTAGGTGCTTTAGGATTTGCTGATGATTACGTAAAGGTATTCAAGAAAAATAAAGATGGCATCCATGGCAAGTATAAGCTTATTGCCCAACTGGGACTGGGGGTATTGGTATCGATAGTCCTACTGACTAGTCCGGCAGTGGTCATCAAAGAGAACGCTGAGGTGATGACGGTCGAAAACCAACGGTGGGTGAATTATGATAACGTAGAGACAAAAAGTACTAAGACAACAATACCTTTTGTAAAAAACAACAACTTAGACTATGCTAATATCGCGAAAGCTATAGGACTGAAACAGAATTCTGAAGCATTCACGCTTATCTTTGTCACTCTGCTATTCGTCTTTATCGTCATGGCTGTGTCTAATGGAGCAAACCTCACGGATGGACTGGATGGATTAGCGACGGGGACATCTGCTATTATTGGGGTAGCTCTAGGGATACTTGCCTACACGAGTTCGCATATAGGGTTTGCCTCTTACCTGAATATTATGTTTATACCTGGGGCTGAGGAACTGGTAATTTTCGCCGCTGCATTCATAGGAGCAACAGTCGGCTTCCTTTGGTACAACTCCTATCCAGCACAGGTATTTATGGGAGATACTGGTAGCCTAACTATTGGTGGTATCATAGCTGTCTTTGCCATCATTATTCGCAAAGAATTACTCCTACCGATACTCTGTGGTGTTTTCCTTGTCGAGGCACTATCTGTTATCATTCAGACGACCTACTTTAAGCATACCAAACGAAAAAGTGGAGAGGGTAAAAGGGTCTTTAAGATGACACCGCTACACCACCATTTTCAGAAACCTGCTGGCACTGTAGATGCTCTTATACAGAGACCGACTAGGCCTGTAGCTGAAGCGAAGATCACTGTTCGTTTTTGGCTAGTAAGTATCCTATTGGCTGTCCTAACGATTGTTACTCTAAAACTTAGATAAAAAGCATTATGCAAATCATTATACTTGGAGCTGGTGAGAGTGGTATATCATCAGCTCTACTTGCAAAGCATGAGGGCCATGCGGTATTCGTATCTGACTATGGCACGATATCAGACCATAATAAAAAGCTGCTCTCCAAGCATAATATTCCTTACGAAGAAGGAGGGCATACGCTCCCCACTCTATCAGAGACATCCATTATTGTCAAAAGTCCAGGAATACCTGATACAGCTCCTGTGATAAAGAAGTGTATTGAGGTAGGAGCTAAGATTATTTCGGAGATTGAATTTGCAGCTCCCTACATACAAAATGAATTGATTGCTGTCACTGGTAGTAATGGTAAAACAACCACAACGTCGCTTATCAATCATCTACTACAACAAGTGGGTATCCCCTCAATTGCGAGCGGAAACATTGGTTACTCATTAGCTAGAGTTGCTCTGGAAGAACCTAATAAACAGCCCGTCATAGAGCTGAGTAGCTTCCAGCTTGACCACATGTATCAGACCAGAATCCATATAGCTCTTTTGCTAAACATCACACCGGACCACCTGGATAGATATGGTTACAAGATAGAGAACTATGCAGATGCAAAAGGGCGAATATTTCAAAATCAAACAGCTAATGACTATGCGATATTAAACGCAGATGATCCTATGACCATCGAGTTAGAAAAAAGAATGCCTGAGGTAAAAGCTCAGAAGCTCTACTTTTCTACTAAAGATGAAGATACAGAGGCTTACTTCGATGGAAAAATCATCCATTTCAAAAGTGGGACAGATATAGACTTTAGCACACTTCAATTAAAAGGTGACCACAATGCTCAGAATGTGATGGCGGCTTGCCTGGCCTTGCAAGCATTCGGGATAGACCTCAGTAATCACAAGGTGCTAGAGGCACTCCAAAGCTTTCATGGCATACAACATCGTATGGAGCATATCGGAGCATGGAAGGGCATAACCTTTATTAATGACTCTAAGGGCACAAACCTAGATGCTACGATGCATGCACTTAGTGCCATGCCAGAAATGAAGACCATCTTACTGATTGGGGGGACGGACAAG harbors:
- the murD gene encoding UDP-N-acetylmuramoyl-L-alanine--D-glutamate ligase translates to MMQIIILGAGESGISSALLAKHEGHAVFVSDYGTISDHNKKLLSKHNIPYEEGGHTLPTLSETSIIVKSPGIPDTAPVIKKCIEVGAKIISEIEFAAPYIQNELIAVTGSNGKTTTTSLINHLLQQVGIPSIASGNIGYSLARVALEEPNKQPVIELSSFQLDHMYQTRIHIALLLNITPDHLDRYGYKIENYADAKGRIFQNQTANDYAILNADDPMTIELEKRMPEVKAQKLYFSTKDEDTEAYFDGKIIHFKSGTDIDFSTLQLKGDHNAQNVMAACLALQAFGIDLSNHKVLEALQSFHGIQHRMEHIGAWKGITFINDSKGTNLDATMHALSAMPEMKTILLIGGTDKGNDYSEIFDLVKSKCKGLIYLTKDSKKLHATFDPLEIPTMDALSMDEAYRQILQLDLEEGDVVLLSPACASFDLFKNYEDRGEQFTNQFHILKQSTEF
- the mraY gene encoding phospho-N-acetylmuramoyl-pentapeptide-transferase, whose product is MLYYLFEYLHQSGVPGMGAFLYITTRAALALITSLLIATIIGSKIIDILRKKQMADAIRPLDIEGQMAKVGTPTMGGIIIILSLIIPVLLFNKLNNIYIILMLITTLWLGALGFADDYVKVFKKNKDGIHGKYKLIAQLGLGVLVSIVLLTSPAVVIKENAEVMTVENQRWVNYDNVETKSTKTTIPFVKNNNLDYANIAKAIGLKQNSEAFTLIFVTLLFVFIVMAVSNGANLTDGLDGLATGTSAIIGVALGILAYTSSHIGFASYLNIMFIPGAEELVIFAAAFIGATVGFLWYNSYPAQVFMGDTGSLTIGGIIAVFAIIIRKELLLPILCGVFLVEALSVIIQTTYFKHTKRKSGEGKRVFKMTPLHHHFQKPAGTVDALIQRPTRPVAEAKITVRFWLVSILLAVLTIVTLKLR
- a CDS encoding UDP-N-acetylmuramoyl-L-alanyl-D-glutamate--2,6-diaminopimelate ligase, which encodes MKLNILMKGITHELIQGSSELEINRITSDSREANEGVLFVALKGIVTDGHSFIPQAIKLGAKAILCEEVPDDRVEGVTYLRVEHTDQVLGSVAANFYDHPSEKLKLVGVTGTNGKTTIATLLYKLFTSLGYDSGLISTVCVMIKDLERPSKLTTPDALSLQRYLAEMVDAGCEYAFMEVSSHAVHQFRIQGCYFRGGIFTNLTRDHLDYHGTFLNYLHAKQGFFDGLPKEAFALTNIDEQNGQVMVQNTKAEIHTYGLKREADFKGKILERHLDGTDMLFNQHEVFTRLVGTFNAYNLLAVYGAALLLGANNEEVLRILSNLTPVEGRFQTITSPKGYVAVIDYAHTPDALENVLTTLTELQKTHGGRIITVVGAGGNRDSGKRPIMASISADQSDILILTSDNPRKEDPEQIIADMVTGLNKQQLLHTLQISNRREAIRTACTMAMPKDIILIAGKGHETYQEIDGIRHHFSDREEVETIMEAER